Proteins encoded by one window of Tunturibacter psychrotolerans:
- a CDS encoding glycosyltransferase family 9 protein, whose protein sequence is MAIERTLSSSLDIASHAADRTKRVLIVRIGAMGDVLHAMPAVAALRDLHPEWFIGWVIEPFWSVLLQASTDHHRIAQEARRSESRPLVDQWHPYPAREWKRRPFALSTLKEINTVRRELRAAEYDLCVDMQGSLKSAVAGRMAGAQVFVGPAKPREAAARRLYGQRVTTSTTHVVEQGCELLGAAVGETLKPAAVTLPINPQAEAWCDRLLTQTSSTKGKFAYLAPTAGWGAKQWPAERYGAVAAALGRAGYHVLVNDPPGHRFADAVVEASGDVAISVPCSVEQMIALVRRAGVVIAGDTGPLHLAAALERPVVGLYGPTDPARNGPYMADGARARVLRHESSTTDHSRHSRTESGLMQITVEEVVEAALELLRTGQDKVKV, encoded by the coding sequence TTGGCCATTGAACGCACGCTCTCTTCGTCGCTCGATATCGCAAGCCACGCGGCGGATCGTACGAAGCGTGTGTTGATTGTGCGGATTGGCGCGATGGGAGATGTGCTGCACGCGATGCCGGCGGTGGCTGCGCTTCGCGATCTTCATCCGGAGTGGTTTATCGGATGGGTGATCGAGCCTTTTTGGAGTGTTCTGCTGCAGGCTTCGACGGATCACCATCGAATTGCGCAGGAAGCGAGGCGTAGCGAGAGCAGACCGCTGGTCGATCAGTGGCACCCGTATCCTGCAAGAGAGTGGAAGAGGCGGCCTTTTGCGTTATCTACCCTGAAGGAGATCAACACGGTGCGCCGTGAGTTGCGGGCGGCCGAGTATGACCTGTGCGTCGACATGCAGGGATCGCTCAAGTCTGCTGTTGCGGGGCGAATGGCGGGGGCGCAGGTGTTTGTGGGACCAGCGAAGCCTCGGGAGGCAGCGGCGCGGCGGCTTTACGGGCAACGGGTGACGACCAGCACGACCCATGTGGTCGAGCAGGGATGCGAGTTGCTGGGTGCGGCGGTGGGCGAGACTCTGAAGCCAGCGGCGGTCACGCTTCCTATAAATCCGCAGGCGGAAGCATGGTGTGACAGACTCCTGACTCAGACCTCATCGACCAAGGGCAAGTTCGCCTATCTTGCACCAACGGCTGGATGGGGCGCGAAGCAATGGCCAGCGGAGAGATACGGCGCCGTCGCGGCAGCTTTGGGTCGGGCTGGATACCACGTACTGGTGAATGACCCCCCGGGACATCGGTTCGCCGATGCAGTCGTCGAGGCGAGTGGCGACGTGGCTATTTCGGTTCCCTGCTCGGTCGAGCAGATGATCGCGCTTGTGCGCAGAGCTGGGGTCGTGATCGCAGGGGATACCGGACCGCTGCATCTGGCTGCTGCGCTGGAGCGGCCGGTGGTTGGCTTGTATGGGCCGACCGATCCCGCGAGGAATGGCCCATATATGGCCGATGGCGCAAGGGCGCGAGTGTTGCGGCATGAGTCCAGCACGACAGACCACTCGCGACACTCACGTACCGAATCGGGGTTGATGCAGATAACCGTGGAGGAGGTCGTGGAGGCTGCGCTCGAGTTGCTGCGTACCGGACAGGATAAAGTGAAGGTGTGA
- the egtD gene encoding L-histidine N(alpha)-methyltransferase, with translation MPSTTFALDEPVISTLDAVGYEARLGLSNNPKTLTPWLFYDELGSHLFEQITELPEYYLTRTERSIFTAHADEILREAALGQGPRGKLTLIELGAGTATKTGILLAEAVRQQGSVVYQPVDVSETALAEASENILANIPGVAVRSQVADYTREALPLNRLVETRTLALYIGSSIGNFTPEDAKDVLRNLRAQLLPGDTLLLGTDLAPSGGSNANKTAAMLLAAYDDAAGVTAAFNLNVLTRLNRDLGADFVLRNFRHRACWNPTQSRIEMHLESLADQRVHIPANASGPAFTVDFAQGESIHTENSYKFTAPAVEDLLDSAGFKRTNSWQDPQHLFAVTLAAAV, from the coding sequence GTGCCATCAACGACCTTCGCGCTAGACGAGCCGGTGATAAGTACTCTTGATGCCGTTGGATACGAGGCACGCCTCGGTCTTTCTAACAATCCTAAAACCCTCACCCCGTGGCTGTTCTATGACGAGCTTGGATCGCATCTGTTCGAACAGATCACCGAACTCCCTGAGTATTACCTCACCCGGACGGAACGCAGCATCTTCACGGCACATGCCGATGAGATTCTTCGCGAAGCTGCGCTTGGGCAGGGGCCAAGAGGAAAACTCACCCTTATCGAGCTAGGGGCTGGCACTGCCACCAAAACCGGCATCCTTCTGGCCGAAGCCGTACGCCAGCAGGGAAGCGTTGTCTACCAGCCTGTTGACGTCTCCGAGACTGCCCTCGCCGAAGCCAGCGAGAACATCCTGGCCAACATTCCCGGCGTCGCCGTCCGCAGCCAGGTTGCTGATTACACACGCGAGGCTCTTCCGCTCAATCGACTCGTTGAGACGAGAACGCTGGCCCTCTACATTGGTTCAAGTATCGGGAACTTCACGCCCGAGGACGCGAAAGATGTCCTTCGCAATCTCCGCGCCCAACTTCTTCCGGGGGACACTCTTCTACTTGGCACGGACCTCGCGCCCAGCGGTGGCTCCAACGCCAACAAAACTGCAGCCATGCTGCTTGCCGCCTACGACGATGCCGCCGGAGTGACTGCTGCCTTCAATCTGAACGTTCTGACTCGGCTGAATCGCGATCTTGGCGCGGACTTTGTGCTTCGAAACTTCCGCCACCGAGCTTGTTGGAACCCAACCCAGTCCCGGATCGAGATGCATCTGGAATCGCTCGCCGACCAGCGCGTTCATATTCCCGCCAACGCCAGCGGCCCCGCATTTACGGTCGATTTCGCCCAGGGCGAAAGCATTCATACCGAGAACAGTTACAAATTTACCGCCCCTGCAGTTGAGGATCTTCTGGACTCCGCTGGCTTCAAGCGGACAAACTCTTGGCAGGACCCGCAACATCTCTTCGCCGTCACCCTCGCGGCTGCTGTCTGA
- the queC gene encoding 7-cyano-7-deazaguanine synthase QueC: MTKAEDSRPRAVLCLSGGMDSSVCAALAARDYDVFAVHFSYGQRTEARELRSSQEVARIVGVKELLHLKIDLFRRIGGSALTDTAIAVPVAGDEAAIGNEVPVTYVPFRNAHFLSAAVSWAEVLGAETVFIGAVEQDSSGYPDCRPAYYDAFNQLIRMGTKDGKIQVATPLIEMRKSEIVRLGVELGAPFHVSWSCYSGETKACGVCESCVLRLRAFREAGAADPIPYAVL; the protein is encoded by the coding sequence ATGACAAAGGCTGAAGACAGCCGTCCACGCGCCGTGCTCTGCCTGTCCGGTGGGATGGATTCGAGTGTGTGTGCGGCGCTCGCGGCTCGGGACTACGACGTCTTCGCCGTCCACTTCAGCTACGGCCAGAGGACAGAAGCGCGCGAGTTGCGCTCCTCCCAGGAGGTTGCCCGCATTGTTGGAGTAAAAGAGCTGCTGCACCTGAAGATCGATCTATTCCGGCGGATCGGTGGGTCGGCGTTGACCGATACCGCCATCGCGGTGCCGGTGGCAGGGGATGAGGCGGCCATCGGAAACGAGGTGCCGGTGACCTATGTTCCCTTCCGGAATGCGCATTTCCTCTCGGCAGCAGTGAGTTGGGCCGAGGTTCTGGGCGCAGAGACGGTCTTTATCGGAGCAGTTGAGCAGGACAGCTCCGGCTATCCCGACTGCCGTCCCGCTTACTATGACGCGTTCAATCAGCTGATTAGAATGGGCACCAAAGACGGAAAAATCCAGGTCGCGACACCGTTGATCGAGATGCGCAAGAGCGAGATCGTCCGGCTGGGAGTTGAACTGGGTGCACCGTTCCATGTAAGTTGGTCATGCTATTCCGGCGAGACCAAGGCCTGCGGCGTGTGCGAGAGCTGCGTTCTGCGACTGCGGGCATTTCGTGAAGCCGGCGCGGCCGATCCCATACCGTATGCGGTCCTGTGA
- a CDS encoding methyltransferase family protein encodes MSERTSWQRIARRIRVPLGFVFAAVFLWLARPTGKTMLLSLLLVIPGVWLRAYAAGYVRKNAELTFTGPYAYTRNPLYLGSMLIAFGFAAAAGSWVILIALAALFAVIYIPTIQSEEGYLRQQFAGFDEYAAKVPRLLPRLTPASFPADQNASLGRFSWGQWQHHREYNALMGAGAIYLALAVRLFLNHHGVTGGPR; translated from the coding sequence GTGAGCGAACGAACGAGTTGGCAGAGAATTGCGCGGCGGATTCGCGTGCCGTTGGGATTTGTCTTTGCCGCGGTGTTTCTGTGGCTGGCGCGACCAACCGGGAAGACAATGCTGCTGAGCCTGCTGCTAGTGATTCCGGGTGTGTGGCTGCGGGCCTATGCGGCTGGGTACGTTCGCAAGAATGCCGAGCTGACGTTCACCGGACCTTATGCGTACACGCGGAATCCGCTCTACCTGGGGTCGATGCTGATCGCTTTTGGGTTCGCGGCTGCAGCAGGCAGCTGGGTGATTCTGATTGCGCTGGCGGCGCTGTTTGCGGTCATCTATATTCCCACCATTCAAAGTGAGGAAGGCTATCTGCGGCAGCAGTTTGCGGGCTTCGACGAATATGCGGCGAAGGTGCCGCGCCTGCTGCCACGACTCACGCCGGCGTCGTTTCCGGCCGACCAGAACGCGAGCCTGGGCAGGTTCTCCTGGGGACAGTGGCAACACCACCGCGAGTACAATGCTCTTATGGGTGCTGGCGCAATCTATCTTGCGCTGGCGGTCCGGCTATTTCTCAATCACCATGGGGTGACGGGGGGTCCACGCTGA
- a CDS encoding DUF2007 domain-containing protein yields the protein MTDSTQDSGPDPDKFVTVGKFLEPVNAQMAKGMLESAGIECFLQGENANSLLALAFRARLLVHKQDEDTAREILGEAVGELTGDELTEEERHELEAGDDKG from the coding sequence ATGACAGATTCAACGCAGGATTCAGGACCGGATCCGGACAAGTTCGTAACTGTGGGCAAGTTTCTCGAGCCTGTGAATGCACAGATGGCGAAGGGGATGCTCGAGTCGGCAGGGATTGAATGTTTTCTTCAGGGCGAGAACGCCAACAGTCTGCTGGCGCTGGCTTTTCGCGCCCGGCTGCTGGTGCACAAGCAGGACGAAGATACAGCGCGCGAGATTCTGGGCGAGGCAGTTGGAGAGCTGACCGGAGACGAGCTAACCGAAGAGGAGCGGCACGAGTTGGAGGCTGGCGATGACAAAGGCTGA
- a CDS encoding tetratricopeptide repeat protein — MKRIGFKISSTAAAALLVILAMAQPTRLTAQAAAAATASIHGHVLNPAGIAITHGEVRLTTDRSSEAKDRKYPYKFPIDQNGDYKGTGITPGNYVVFVFQDDKSLDFNETVPIAKDEDKLVNFDMSRPEYISKMSPEDRKALEEYKKRNAEVVANNSKIANLNTLLTQARADNKAGNYDSAITAMKQATESKPDEGILWVTLGDAQLGSGEAAAKAAKTAGTSANDPAILQKYTDAATSYKKAADLNAASKKPNPETSGVAYNQLGKAEADLGDAKASSDAYDQAAKAQPEKAGMYYYNEAATLYNAGKMTEAGAAADKAIAADPKKADAYYIKGQALIPLATVDPKTQKIVAPPGCVEAYQEYLELAPDGAHAADVKGILEGIGAPVKSSFKAGKK; from the coding sequence ATGAAACGTATCGGATTCAAGATAAGCAGCACCGCGGCAGCCGCTCTGCTGGTAATCCTGGCGATGGCCCAGCCCACTCGCTTGACAGCACAGGCAGCAGCAGCGGCGACGGCAAGTATTCACGGACATGTTCTCAATCCTGCAGGCATCGCCATCACTCATGGCGAAGTTAGACTGACGACGGATCGCTCGTCGGAAGCGAAAGATCGCAAGTATCCGTATAAATTTCCCATCGATCAGAACGGAGACTACAAGGGCACCGGGATAACTCCGGGAAACTATGTCGTATTCGTCTTCCAGGACGACAAGAGCCTGGACTTTAACGAGACTGTTCCAATCGCCAAGGATGAAGACAAGTTGGTGAACTTCGACATGTCTCGTCCCGAGTACATCAGCAAGATGAGTCCGGAAGATCGGAAGGCGCTCGAGGAGTACAAGAAGCGGAACGCCGAAGTAGTCGCCAACAATTCGAAGATTGCGAACCTGAACACTCTGCTGACCCAGGCGCGCGCGGACAATAAGGCAGGAAACTACGACTCGGCGATCACTGCTATGAAGCAGGCCACTGAGAGCAAACCCGACGAGGGAATCCTCTGGGTCACACTGGGAGATGCACAGCTTGGTAGCGGAGAGGCTGCGGCCAAAGCGGCTAAAACGGCAGGTACCTCTGCAAATGATCCCGCGATCCTGCAGAAGTACACCGATGCTGCTACCTCCTACAAAAAAGCGGCTGATTTAAACGCCGCCTCTAAGAAGCCAAACCCCGAGACCTCTGGCGTGGCCTACAACCAGTTGGGCAAAGCAGAAGCGGATCTAGGGGACGCCAAGGCCTCCTCCGACGCCTACGATCAGGCTGCCAAGGCCCAACCGGAGAAGGCGGGAATGTACTACTACAACGAAGCCGCAACGCTCTACAACGCAGGCAAGATGACTGAGGCGGGTGCCGCGGCCGACAAGGCAATCGCAGCCGATCCGAAGAAGGCAGATGCTTATTACATCAAGGGACAGGCACTGATTCCGCTGGCTACCGTCGATCCCAAGACTCAGAAGATCGTGGCCCCCCCGGGCTGCGTTGAGGCTTATCAGGAGTATCTCGAACTGGCACCCGACGGCGCCCATGCTGCAGATGTCAAGGGTATCCTCGAGGGCATTGGGGCACCGGTGAAGTCGAGCTTCAAGGCTGGAAAGAAGTAA
- the moaC gene encoding cyclic pyranopterin monophosphate synthase MoaC, with protein sequence MDDVDYTSERLIDDDPEPLGNDADFPPRTPVPLHLSHYDRAGEAHMVDVSEKALTRREAVAAAFVELSDAVLNALPQNPKGNPLEVARFAGIQAAKQTSSLIPMCHQLALSYVDVQARVVDGGVAIEATAATVAGTGVEMEAMVAASIAALTVYDMTKALDKGIRIREVVLVRKSGGKSGDYRRL encoded by the coding sequence ATGGATGATGTGGACTACACCTCCGAACGTCTGATCGATGACGACCCCGAGCCTCTCGGCAATGACGCGGACTTTCCGCCCCGAACCCCGGTCCCCTTGCACCTCTCGCACTACGACCGAGCGGGCGAGGCTCACATGGTGGATGTGAGCGAGAAAGCGTTGACGCGACGCGAGGCTGTGGCGGCGGCGTTTGTCGAGCTGTCCGATGCGGTGCTCAACGCGCTGCCGCAGAACCCCAAAGGCAATCCACTCGAGGTCGCGCGATTCGCAGGAATTCAAGCCGCGAAACAAACCTCCAGCTTAATCCCGATGTGTCACCAACTGGCGCTCAGCTACGTGGACGTGCAGGCAAGAGTGGTAGACGGCGGCGTCGCAATAGAGGCGACCGCAGCTACAGTCGCTGGCACAGGCGTGGAGATGGAGGCAATGGTAGCGGCCTCAATTGCAGCGCTGACGGTCTACGACATGACCAAGGCGCTCGACAAAGGAATCCGAATCCGTGAGGTCGTGCTGGTGCGCAAGAGCGGCGGGAAGAGCGGAGACTATCGCCGTCTTTAG
- the lpxK gene encoding tetraacyldisaccharide 4'-kinase encodes MKIRRPWLLPLTPLYGAALAFKRQLFAWGWLKQFHLESTVISVGSVSAGGAGKTPVVLMLAEILRHRGYAVRILTRGYKRDSEAIARVEPFDDARWHGDEPVLLAQRSGVPVYVGADRYQAGVMAEQSEPSQKLVVHLLDDGFQHRKLARDIDIVLLTREDVEDTLLPAGNLREPLEAVAAADIVILREEEADSLRSVICGFSESKDKPAIWVTRRQLSLGEAGEVALPTMPFAFCGIARPDSFTRMLAGQGYEAVKTVAFEDHHAYTEADISRLMHEARAVEANGFVTTEKDAVKLTPMMRDRLEMVGPIVVARLHVELLDEKESLEQLVSLVGRLDRRKR; translated from the coding sequence TGACTCCGCTCTACGGGGCTGCGCTTGCGTTCAAGAGGCAGCTGTTCGCGTGGGGATGGTTGAAGCAATTCCATCTTGAGAGCACCGTGATTAGTGTGGGCAGTGTGTCTGCGGGCGGCGCGGGCAAGACACCTGTGGTTCTCATGCTGGCTGAGATTCTGCGGCACCGTGGCTACGCAGTGCGGATCCTGACGCGAGGTTATAAACGCGACTCGGAGGCGATTGCAAGGGTCGAGCCGTTTGACGATGCGAGATGGCATGGAGATGAACCGGTGCTGCTGGCGCAGCGATCGGGAGTGCCGGTGTACGTCGGAGCGGACCGCTATCAGGCCGGCGTGATGGCCGAACAGAGCGAGCCGTCGCAAAAACTTGTTGTGCATCTGCTGGACGATGGATTTCAACATCGGAAACTGGCTCGTGATATCGATATTGTTCTTCTGACGCGGGAGGATGTCGAAGACACGCTGCTGCCCGCTGGCAATCTGCGAGAGCCGCTCGAGGCCGTGGCGGCGGCGGATATCGTGATTCTGCGCGAGGAGGAGGCGGATTCTCTGAGGAGTGTAATCTGCGGATTTAGTGAGTCAAAGGACAAGCCCGCGATCTGGGTGACGCGGCGGCAGCTGAGCCTGGGTGAGGCTGGAGAGGTGGCGCTGCCGACGATGCCGTTTGCTTTTTGCGGAATTGCGAGGCCTGACAGCTTTACGAGAATGCTCGCCGGGCAAGGCTATGAAGCGGTGAAGACAGTCGCCTTTGAAGACCACCACGCTTACACCGAGGCTGATATTTCGCGTCTGATGCACGAGGCACGGGCGGTCGAAGCGAATGGATTTGTGACGACAGAGAAAGATGCCGTAAAGTTGACGCCGATGATGCGAGACCGGCTGGAGATGGTGGGACCCATCGTGGTAGCTCGGCTGCACGTGGAGTTGTTGGACGAGAAAGAGTCGCTGGAGCAGCTGGTGAGCCTGGTGGGCCGGCTGGATCGACGCAAACGCTAG
- a CDS encoding molybdopterin molybdotransferase MoeA → MQAAARVLGFDEALAKVLAHAAALPRPQSETLALMACADRVLAETILADRDQPPFDRSTRDGFALRAADTAAPLKVVGQIRAGEQWQGGALEHGTTVEIMTGAPIPLAYDAVVMIEHIERDQDSIRLTAGRTIRSGENIVPQGSEARAGQSVLLPGTVIEGAEIALAAACGRSDLQVFRRPRVAIVATGDELVTLNATPGPQQIRNSNSYGLAALVARTGGVPVQMPIAPDRRAELERTIRAARDSDLILLSGGVSMGKYDLVEEVLEGLGAEFFFTGVKMQPGKPLVFGRLPATDEFPSQFFFGLPGNPVSTQVTFHCFVEPLLRAMGGATAQGPRFVQATLAEDVAGKPGLMRVLPARWTADRVRPEVRLVGWQGSGDLAANARANCYAVLPPERERFAAGDVITVLLR, encoded by the coding sequence GTGCAGGCTGCGGCTAGAGTTTTGGGCTTCGACGAAGCTCTCGCAAAAGTGCTGGCGCACGCAGCCGCACTTCCGCGCCCGCAGAGCGAGACGCTTGCATTGATGGCTTGCGCAGACCGCGTGCTGGCGGAGACCATCCTCGCAGATCGTGACCAGCCGCCGTTCGACCGGTCGACCCGCGACGGATTTGCGCTGCGTGCAGCCGATACTGCAGCCCCATTGAAGGTCGTGGGCCAGATAAGGGCCGGCGAGCAGTGGCAGGGCGGCGCACTGGAGCATGGCACTACCGTTGAAATCATGACGGGCGCACCTATTCCGCTCGCCTACGACGCCGTCGTAATGATCGAGCATATCGAACGCGATCAAGACTCGATTCGTCTGACCGCCGGGCGAACGATTCGAAGCGGAGAGAATATCGTTCCGCAGGGGTCGGAGGCCAGGGCGGGGCAATCGGTATTACTCCCTGGAACTGTAATCGAAGGCGCTGAAATCGCGCTTGCGGCGGCTTGCGGGCGCTCAGACCTGCAGGTGTTCCGCAGACCGAGAGTCGCAATCGTCGCCACGGGCGATGAATTAGTGACCTTGAATGCAACCCCTGGACCGCAACAGATTCGAAACTCCAACAGCTATGGGCTGGCGGCGCTTGTGGCGCGCACAGGGGGAGTGCCGGTGCAGATGCCCATCGCTCCGGATCGACGAGCGGAGCTTGAACGAACCATCCGTGCAGCGCGCGACTCTGACCTCATTCTTCTGTCGGGTGGGGTTTCCATGGGCAAGTATGACTTGGTGGAGGAGGTTCTCGAAGGCCTCGGCGCGGAGTTCTTTTTCACCGGAGTGAAGATGCAACCGGGAAAGCCTCTCGTCTTTGGACGGTTGCCGGCCACTGACGAGTTCCCCTCACAATTCTTCTTCGGCCTGCCCGGAAATCCCGTTTCGACGCAGGTGACGTTTCATTGTTTTGTTGAACCACTGCTGCGAGCGATGGGTGGGGCCACCGCGCAGGGGCCGCGCTTCGTGCAGGCGACACTGGCCGAGGATGTCGCCGGGAAGCCCGGCCTGATGCGGGTTTTACCTGCGCGATGGACTGCCGACCGCGTACGGCCGGAGGTGCGGCTCGTGGGGTGGCAGGGGTCTGGCGATCTGGCCGCAAATGCGCGGGCAAACTGCTACGCCGTGCTGCCGCCCGAGAGAGAGCGGTTCGCGGCCGGCGACGTCATTACGGTGCTCTTGCGCTAG
- a CDS encoding DUF3108 domain-containing protein, translated as MLKPERIFLAFVFLMSCSFDSLTANAQLLGLGPKPAPTPVVIPTLQPPLPSFAFPEKQTLTFTVDWRVFTAGTAVFQIEQQGTVQKITATADSTGAVTMLFPVVDKFQAGFDTKTGCSTGFSKQVQEGRRKVSSELSFDYSQGKQKQVEKNLVKGTSKEQVASIPACVTDSLSAMFYAASQPMAVGQSIRLPLADSMRTVTVAMKVESKEEIKTPAGTFQTLKVEPTADEGIVKNRGHIWVWYTDDARHMPVQIQARLFWGTITFHLQSYETK; from the coding sequence TTGCTGAAGCCGGAACGGATCTTTCTTGCGTTTGTTTTCCTGATGTCGTGTTCCTTCGACTCGCTCACCGCGAACGCACAGCTTTTGGGGCTGGGACCGAAGCCGGCACCGACGCCAGTGGTCATTCCGACCTTGCAGCCACCGCTGCCGAGTTTTGCCTTCCCTGAAAAACAGACCCTGACCTTTACCGTTGACTGGCGAGTTTTTACGGCAGGCACAGCCGTTTTTCAGATAGAGCAGCAGGGGACGGTGCAGAAGATTACAGCTACGGCCGACTCGACCGGCGCGGTGACGATGTTGTTTCCCGTGGTGGATAAGTTTCAGGCCGGCTTCGACACCAAAACAGGCTGCTCGACCGGCTTCAGCAAGCAGGTGCAGGAGGGGCGGCGGAAGGTATCGAGCGAGCTGAGCTTCGACTATTCGCAAGGTAAGCAGAAACAGGTTGAGAAGAATCTCGTAAAGGGAACGTCGAAGGAGCAGGTAGCGTCGATTCCAGCCTGCGTAACCGACTCGCTCTCAGCAATGTTTTACGCTGCCTCGCAGCCAATGGCCGTGGGCCAGAGTATCCGCCTTCCGTTGGCCGACTCCATGCGTACCGTGACGGTGGCCATGAAGGTGGAATCCAAGGAAGAGATTAAGACACCCGCGGGAACCTTCCAGACGCTCAAAGTCGAGCCCACTGCCGACGAGGGAATCGTGAAGAACCGAGGGCACATCTGGGTGTGGTATACCGACGACGCGCGGCATATGCCGGTGCAGATTCAGGCGCGACTGTTTTGGGGAACGATCACCTTCCACTTGCAGTCGTACGAAACGAAGTAA